Below is a window of Impatiens glandulifera chromosome 2, dImpGla2.1, whole genome shotgun sequence DNA.
TGTGCAATAGAGGTAAACTTTGTACTGGTTGCAGCACTATTTTCCAAATAGCTAAATAGAAGAGCATATTCATAGCTGAATGCTTGTGCAGGAGAACCCTGAAGATAGAGATGTTGAAGCACGAGTTAACGCTGTCAAAGGACTCGTCTCTGTATGTGAAACACTTGCAGAGTGTCCAGAATGTTCAGTTTATCATACTGAGGAGGATAAAATGCCACTTCTACTTTTCATTAAGAATGAAGTGATGCATTGCTTACTTAAAGCTCTCGATGACTATTCTGTAGATAACAGAGGAGATGTAGGCTCCTGGGTTCGCGGGGCTGCCATGGATGGCCTTGAGAGGTGCACATATATTCTATGCAAAAGAATATCCAAGCCTACCAGCAATGAGAATGAGAACAATCAGACCTTTGCACtttttgataataatattgCGACCAACTTAGTTGGCAGCATAGTTAAGCAAGCTGTTGAAAAGATGGATAAAATAAGAGAAACTGCAGCAAAAGTTCTTCAAAGGATTCTacacaacaaaaaaatatttgtgcCCTATATACCTTACAGGGAGAAGTTAGAAGAAATTATCCCCAATAATGCTGACATAGAGTGGGGGGTGAGTACTAAATATTTGTGCTCTACATATATATGTGTGTGGTTTTGTTCCTTTGACTAAGAAGTCAGGATTCTCATGCAGGTACCAACCATTTCATTTCCATGTCTTATTCCGCTGCTTCAGTTCAGCTGTTACAGTAGATTTGTGTTATCTGGGTTAGTCATTTCTATGGGCGGATTAGAAGATTTTTTGAGAAAGTCATCTCTCACTGCCTTGTTGCAGTATCTTGATGCCTCAGTGACCAGAAAGAATACCAATCAGAGCTCCAGAgagtttattttatcaaatgacATCATTTGGGTTCTACAGGAGTACAAAAGATGTGACAGAGTAATCCTACCCACTTTGAAGGTACCCATTATTGCAGAGAAATTATCTTTTAAGTATCACTGAAGGATTTATGTATTACATAAATACCAAAAGGTACTAAAATATGgctaataaaatttgtattttcatAGTCTAGTATTACACATGAAAATAATAACTTTCTTGACCATTTTACAAGTGCTAGAGCATGACCATCATTTATGGAGATTCCATTGGACATGATGGACCACCTTCTACAATTTCTTAAATGTTGAATTTCCCTTAATTGTTTTTCGCATGTATTTGTTGGCCAACCTACACTCTAAATAACTATCGTCCATTGCTGTATTTGAATTTGGTCAAACTGCATGGCGTGGATATATGTGGACAGTAACAAGACCccaaaaagaaaatgaatctGTCAAtcttaatacattaataaacaTGCTAGATAAGTACATAAAAAGAATGAAACTGCATGCAGAGTGATGGTGATCTTAGTCCATCACCGAGCAATACTAATATCCTTTTATTTCAATCCATTGTGGGATTATCAGTGAATTTTTGCCCTAGAGCTTGCCAATTAACTAGTCACTCAAAGAGAAGGGAGTTGAAGATGTATGAGAAGATAGACTGAGGTTTGAATGTGAGATTTAGAGCTCTCTGTTCAATCCTGTAGGACAAGGGACTGTGCTTAGTGAACTTATTTACTGTTTTTGGttgaaatgattcaaacatttaGAGCTGGTTTGTTGCGggtttatttggaaataatctgGGCCATTTGAAAAAATCTTGTTTGGATTTTTTGGGGTTATTTGAGTTAAATGGCTAAAATATcctttctatttaatttttaaaatgttataaacgAATAAAGtaatgatattttagttgatgatttgattgatggtGAGATTATGGATTTGATAAGGTATTATATTTAGAGCATGATgttttttgtgttattatttaCCAATTCTGATGAATCTTCTATTTTTTCAGACAATCGAGATTCTCATGAGCAAAAAGGTCTTTCTAAATATGGAGGTCAGACAACTTTATATGTAACTACATTCTGTGAAATTTTACCATATAAATGCAACATTAATAGGGCAGCTATTTTTCTAATGATCTTAACTGCTTACATACCAAAGGGGCTAGAAATAGTATACATAAACTGAAAGGGAAGATAGGATCATTTATTTGAGAATTGAACAGTACCCCTATGAATGAATTTCTTTAgtattattaacttaaaaactGTCTTCATACTGCAGATCATGGATTTCTTCTTTGTAAATTCTGTTGATTGATGTTTATTTTTACAGGCTCAGACAGTTGTTTTCTGCAATGGAATCCTGGAATCACTAAATGTTGAACTTAAAGGAACCAAGGATTTCTCCAAGttgtgttcaagcatttcaatTCTTGGATACATTGCTTCAATTCCGTGTTCCTCCAATCTTGAAGCTTTCTCTCGTCTTTTGACCTTAATTGGACATCGATTCCCCAAGGTTAGTGATCGATCATCAGCACTAATATTAAGCTAttgatttatatgaaaaatactCTGCAATAAGAACATGCATTTGTTGATTTACAATTTCTTCCCTTTAGATTCGGAAGGCATCTGCAGAACAAGTCTATCTTGTCCTCCTGCAAAATAGTAGTATTATAGCAGAAGACAAGACAGATAAGGCATTAGAAATCATTTCGGAAACTTGCTGGGAAGGCGATATTGAAGAAGCAAAGAGGCAGAGGTCAGAACTAAAAGCCATGGCTGGTTTGGAAGAGACACCAACTCAAGTAATAATTTCAAAGAATTATAATGACAAGAAGCCAATAATAATTGACGAGAATGCTTCCTATGCTTCATTAGTAGATTCCAGCGGGTTCTAAGAGTGCACGAATGTTGGGAGTTCTGGCTTCATGCAATTCTtgaaaagagatttttttttttctttctcttttcttttaagATTACGGATTTGTGACACTATTTAAGAATGGTTTCATTTAGCCGATGTTCAATTTGAGTTGTACAATGTTTGGGTATTTGTGAAACCAAACCCACACACATGTATCCACAAGTGTTATTGTAACTGGTTTGTTTATGTACCTATAGTTTTCCACCTCGGGGTATTTTTACGCGAAGAACCTTGCAGTTATGTATTATTCGAATATGAATCGATTTTCTGAAAGATTATGGCGTACGTGTCTCTAAAATCCCATGTTAGTGAAATATGGTCATAATGATAGATTGTTGCCTAAATTCTTTGATCATTAGTCTAGTTCTGAGGAAACAGATccaaacatattattattattattattattatttatagtataatataatgtcattttattatctaacaatatgatataaaatttagcaattataaacaaataataagatgttttgtttgttatattactaaacaaaaatttgttaatttgtcTTCTGACAAAGTCTGATAGATTAATAATCCcagtaatatatttatttatttataaaattagttaattgaTATTGAAAGAACATAGAGAATCTGAATACTTGGTGGTTTGCATCTGACAGATCCCAAAATCTTTTGGGTTGTTGCCCAAAAGATATACATAACAGAGTGAATCATCATCCCTCTAGAATAATCTGCAAGTTTTCTGAATACCCAAAATCCTTAAGCCTCCAAATCCAATCCCCCAATAAAGAAGAAAGATCAGGAGCTGCAatggaaggaaggaaggaagaagCCTCCAAACAATCCTCCTATAAAGAAGAAAGACCAGCAGCTACAAAGGAAGAAGAAACCAAACAAACATGTAAACAAAAGAATTTACTTAACCTAAAACTAAACAACCATAATAATCCCAGCCCTTTGTATTTCACCAAACctattgatattattatcattattagaTATTCCTACTACCTGTAAAAGATCATatgcaaaagaaaaagaagcatGTATGAATCCCCCACCCAATAATACCTGATTACTTGATTATAAGAAATCAAAAAGAAGTATGCTCATGTGCAACCTAACCTCAAAAGAAGAACCATAAAAGCACTGTCATATATTTAAAGCATACAAGTGCCTTGAATCATCATAGAAAAATGAAGACAGGAGTATAATAATGAGAATATCATTGACCATCTAAAAGCTAAATTCACAGTTACAATTTCTCCCaaaaacatttacatatatagtTCTCTCAACCTAATTTTTGAAGTATCAAACTTTTTGCTACAATTGAAAATCAAagaaggaagaaagaaagaaagaagcaTTTCTATACAACAATCCTGAAATGAAAATcgtaaaatgtaaaaataaaaccGAGTAGACCGTATGTTTGTAGATGGAGTGTTGATGAACAACAAACAATAGTGTGTTATATCTCCAGATTTCGCCATCAAGATTCAAGAACAACAGTTCCTTTAGATTCCTACTCTGTACACTTCTAGGTAGACAAATAAACCTGTGACTGAATTATTGTATTGCCAATCTTAAAACCAGGTATAACTGTGAAAGCAACCTTGGGCCGGCTCTTCACCGACGATCTGATTTTTCTTGTAACATCTTCCATGTATACAATTGAGAAATCTGCATCTCTATCCACTTGAAAAATCTTTACAATGGGGTCGAAAGAATAGGCCAGCTTGTGAAGTAGCCATAACGAGCTGCTCATCTTGATAAAAGATTCGTAGAACCCGCTTATAGACAACCAGGAATCCAATACCATTTCATTTTGTTCCAAATTGCAGAAAATCGATTTTTCCATGGCTGGATGTACTAGATTTTGGTATTTTGTTTCACAAAATCTAGAGAATTTGCAGTTTGGAGTCTTTCTCAATATTTCCATTGGGCTGGAGGCTACATGTTCGATTAATTGCTTCAGAGAActgttcttcctcttcttctctgtcggttcttcttcttcttcatcagcaCCTGATTCCAAGCCGAAGCTTTCGGAATCAAAACCTCTAAACATAGTTAAAGATACATAAGATAGAATACTGTACCGATTATGCCCTTTCTTAGCATAGTTGACGCCACTGAAAACTGAATTAGCAGTTAAATTCAAGTCCCATCCAGCTTTCTTCATCAAATCGATCAAGATCATGGAAAACTTATGCAACGATCTAGATGTCTCGTGCAACATTGAATCGAATACACGGATCGTCAACAAAATCCCTGAGGAATTCAATCCCAAAGACGATGGTTCCTTAGAAA
It encodes the following:
- the LOC124925660 gene encoding protein GRAVITROPIC IN THE LIGHT 1: MDASTKSPQISEMWQKFALAFKTKTIEFFADEDDAAASAAATDTEDGFSLLDSAEEFITDQKVVVLKPDKTLFNNNNNNASRPSSPLKFTNTQFVEPLLSSIFATISSFEASYLQLQTAHVPFDEDAIVSADKTLVSHLQRLYDVREWYKNFRRNPSSCLDLPIGSYLEVQVQENQSKLRRLETIVNQLQSAIDDKNDQVSSLRQQLSDIHNANMIFSKEPSSLGLNSSGILLTIRVFDSMLHETSRSLHKFSMILIDLMKKAGWDLNLTANSVFSGVNYAKKGHNRYSILSYVSLTMFRGFDSESFGLESGADEEEEEPTEKKRKNSSLKQLIEHVASSPMEILRKTPNCKFSRFCETKYQNLVHPAMEKSIFCNLEQNEMVLDSWLSISGFYESFIKMSSSLWLLHKLAYSFDPIVKIFQVDRDADFSIVYMEDVTRKIRSSVKSRPKVAFTVIPGFKIGNTIIQSQVYLST